Proteins from a single region of Demequina sp. NBRC 110054:
- a CDS encoding bifunctional [glutamine synthetase] adenylyltransferase/[glutamine synthetase]-adenylyl-L-tyrosine phosphorylase, translating to MSSREVSLSTRLRRAGVMDTGRAETLLEQIADVAGIRFGDPAVALSYYSDPDKGLLQLLRVCEAARDGGELETLHTLVSTPQGELLAAVLGGSEALGDFLVRHPELLRDFTTLTEDQPVDGVDVRARLVEAVGGDPASPAPVATITGADGVVAMRVAYRRELLRVAAIDLHQRDPLAIMPAVGTALADLAGAALEAGLAIARADEPDHAITRLAIMGMGKCGARELNYVSDVDVIYAAEPAEGVDEHVSLKVATRLAAAAARACDRFAAEPPLWQVDANLRPEGKDGALVRGLASHLAYYERWAQGWEFQALLKARPIAGDMEIGERYVTMLQPLVWSAVEREGFVEAAQAMRKRVEQHVPAREVDRQIKLGPGGLRDVEFTIQLLQLVHGRADESLRTRSTLTALAALRDSGYVGRPEAAAMDRAYRQLRVWEHRLQLRKLSRTHLMPEREEDRRILARASGFVTVEYMDEVWHDVRRRVRAMHLDMFYRPILPVVARLSTGEASLDNAAARDRLKAVGFKDADAALRHIVALTGGVSRSAAIRQQLLPAMIGWFAEGPEPDAGLLAFRQLSEQLGSAQWFLKLLRDSGTAAERLARLLSTSGYVTKALLSSAEQVRWLDSDEALEPRPYDRLWTEADAILRRSDDADQAITAMRGLRRRENARVAAADTLGMINASWAAGAVSDAADVLLEGAMRVAVHLVREEIGEEPPRLLVVAMGRYGGREMSYASDADVQFVFEGGGDHAAAHAQRFASVIRNLLQKVGPQPSLEIDADLRPEGRNGPLARSFDSTVGYYARWSDPWEAQALLRARPCAGDADLRERFVEAVAPVRYPEALKPDALAQMRRLKARMESERLPRGVDPHRHLKLGPGGLSDVEWTVQLLQLQHAHRIEGLRTTETLRALRAAEDAALISFDDALTLREAWILATDLRGAIALRGRKGDSNVLPPDARELKVLAEIMGADDTGPELEDRYIRTARRARAVFERLFFGWDEGIR from the coding sequence ATGAGCTCACGCGAGGTCTCCCTCTCCACCCGTCTGCGACGCGCGGGGGTGATGGACACCGGCCGAGCGGAGACGCTGCTCGAGCAGATCGCCGACGTCGCCGGGATCCGCTTCGGCGACCCCGCCGTCGCGCTGTCGTACTACTCGGACCCCGACAAGGGCCTGCTGCAGCTGCTGCGCGTGTGCGAGGCCGCGCGCGACGGGGGCGAGCTCGAGACGCTGCACACGCTCGTCAGCACTCCGCAGGGCGAGCTCCTCGCCGCTGTGCTCGGCGGCTCCGAGGCGCTCGGCGACTTCCTCGTGCGCCACCCCGAGCTGCTCAGGGACTTCACCACGCTGACCGAGGATCAGCCGGTCGACGGGGTCGACGTGCGAGCCAGGCTCGTGGAGGCCGTCGGAGGAGACCCGGCCTCGCCCGCGCCGGTCGCGACGATCACGGGCGCTGACGGGGTCGTCGCCATGCGGGTGGCGTATCGACGCGAGCTGCTCCGCGTCGCGGCGATCGACCTGCACCAGCGCGACCCGCTCGCGATCATGCCGGCCGTCGGGACCGCGCTCGCCGACCTCGCCGGGGCGGCGCTCGAGGCGGGCCTCGCGATCGCCCGCGCGGACGAGCCCGACCACGCGATCACCAGGCTCGCGATCATGGGCATGGGCAAGTGCGGCGCGCGCGAGCTGAACTACGTGTCCGACGTCGACGTGATCTACGCCGCCGAGCCCGCGGAGGGCGTGGACGAGCACGTCTCCCTCAAGGTCGCGACGCGACTGGCCGCGGCGGCGGCGCGCGCCTGCGACCGCTTCGCCGCGGAGCCTCCGCTGTGGCAGGTCGACGCCAACCTCCGGCCCGAGGGCAAGGATGGCGCGCTCGTGCGCGGTCTCGCGTCGCACCTCGCGTACTACGAGCGCTGGGCGCAGGGCTGGGAGTTCCAAGCGCTGCTCAAGGCGCGTCCTATCGCCGGCGATATGGAGATCGGCGAGCGCTACGTGACGATGCTCCAGCCGCTCGTGTGGTCGGCGGTCGAGCGCGAGGGGTTCGTCGAGGCAGCCCAGGCGATGCGCAAGCGCGTCGAGCAGCACGTGCCCGCGCGCGAGGTGGACAGGCAGATCAAGCTCGGGCCCGGTGGCCTGCGCGACGTCGAGTTCACGATCCAACTGCTCCAGCTGGTCCACGGCCGGGCGGACGAGTCGCTGCGCACGCGGTCGACGCTCACCGCGCTCGCCGCGCTGCGCGACTCCGGCTACGTCGGGCGCCCGGAGGCCGCCGCGATGGACCGCGCCTACCGTCAGCTCCGAGTGTGGGAGCACCGGCTCCAGCTGCGCAAGCTCTCGCGCACCCACCTCATGCCCGAGCGCGAGGAGGACCGCCGGATCCTTGCGCGCGCCTCGGGCTTCGTGACGGTCGAGTACATGGACGAGGTGTGGCACGACGTCCGCCGACGGGTGCGAGCGATGCACCTGGACATGTTCTACCGACCGATCCTGCCCGTGGTCGCGCGCCTCAGCACGGGTGAGGCGAGCCTCGACAACGCCGCGGCGCGCGACCGTCTCAAGGCGGTCGGCTTCAAGGACGCCGACGCCGCGCTGCGCCACATCGTCGCGCTCACCGGGGGAGTGTCACGCTCCGCCGCGATCCGGCAGCAGCTCCTGCCCGCGATGATCGGGTGGTTCGCGGAGGGGCCGGAGCCCGATGCGGGACTGCTGGCATTCCGCCAGCTGTCCGAGCAGCTCGGCTCCGCGCAGTGGTTCCTGAAGCTCCTGCGCGACTCCGGCACTGCGGCCGAGCGGCTCGCGCGGCTGCTGTCGACGTCCGGCTACGTCACGAAAGCACTGCTGTCGAGCGCCGAGCAGGTGCGCTGGCTCGACTCCGACGAGGCGCTCGAGCCCAGGCCCTACGACCGCCTCTGGACCGAGGCGGATGCGATCCTGCGGCGATCAGACGACGCGGACCAGGCGATCACCGCGATGCGCGGCCTGCGCCGGCGCGAGAACGCCCGCGTCGCGGCGGCGGACACGCTCGGCATGATCAACGCCTCGTGGGCCGCGGGCGCGGTCTCCGACGCTGCGGACGTGCTCCTCGAGGGCGCGATGCGGGTCGCGGTCCATCTGGTGCGCGAGGAGATCGGCGAGGAGCCGCCGCGACTGCTCGTCGTGGCCATGGGGCGATACGGCGGGCGAGAGATGAGCTACGCGTCCGATGCGGACGTCCAGTTCGTGTTCGAGGGAGGCGGGGACCATGCTGCCGCCCATGCGCAGCGCTTCGCCTCCGTGATCCGCAACCTGCTCCAGAAGGTCGGGCCTCAGCCGTCACTCGAGATCGACGCGGATCTGAGGCCCGAGGGCCGCAACGGACCGCTCGCGCGCTCGTTCGACTCGACTGTCGGCTACTACGCGCGCTGGTCCGATCCCTGGGAGGCACAGGCGCTGCTGCGCGCGAGGCCCTGCGCGGGCGATGCCGACCTGCGCGAGAGGTTCGTGGAGGCGGTCGCCCCGGTGCGCTACCCCGAGGCGCTGAAGCCCGACGCGCTCGCGCAGATGCGTCGCCTCAAGGCGCGCATGGAGTCCGAGCGGCTGCCGCGCGGCGTCGACCCGCATCGCCACCTCAAGCTCGGTCCGGGCGGACTGTCGGACGTCGAGTGGACCGTGCAGCTGCTCCAGCTCCAGCACGCCCACCGCATCGAGGGGCTGCGCACGACGGAGACGCTGCGGGCCCTGCGCGCCGCGGAGGACGCGGCCCTGATCTCGTTCGACGACGCCCTGACGCTGCGCGAGGCGTGGATCCTCGCGACGGACCTGCGCGGCGCGATCGCGCTGCGAGGTCGCAAGGGCGACTCGAATGTCCTCCCACCCGATGCGCGGGAGCTCAAGGTGCTCGCCGAGATCATGGGGGCGGACGACACCGGCCCCGAGCTCGAGGACCGCTACATCCGGACCGCGCGCCGGGCGCGCGCGGTCTTCGAACGCCTGTTCTTCGGCTGGGACGAGGGGATCCGATGA
- a CDS encoding carbohydrate kinase family protein, which yields MIGPASIDTIVDLDSLPAPTPHTVMARGWSTQLGGTSAGKALHLADAGADAWLITTEGDDAQGARVTRMLADRGVRVHPVPTDGPAERHLNLVAPPGQRLSIYLQPAGEPSPDAVAALADLLAAELLRADAVFLDLAPLAAALAPVVTRAGRPVWVDVHDYDGTDPFHAPFLAAADVVLMNGDRIGDAEAFLATLVREGMHAAVCTLGPDGALGVAGDGKIVSVEAVPTDVVDTNGAGDAFAVGMLLCALHEGATGRRMSAPELHRAMQAGAAQASQAISSTGIAPGMSAWGE from the coding sequence GTGATCGGGCCGGCCTCGATCGACACGATCGTCGACCTCGACTCGCTGCCCGCCCCCACGCCGCACACCGTGATGGCTCGAGGGTGGTCCACCCAGCTGGGTGGCACCTCGGCGGGCAAGGCCCTCCACCTTGCGGATGCGGGGGCCGACGCATGGCTCATCACGACAGAGGGCGACGACGCGCAGGGGGCGCGCGTCACGCGGATGCTCGCCGACCGCGGCGTCCGCGTCCATCCGGTGCCCACCGACGGGCCTGCCGAGCGCCACCTCAACCTGGTCGCGCCGCCCGGTCAGCGCCTGTCCATCTACCTCCAGCCCGCCGGCGAGCCGTCCCCCGACGCCGTCGCAGCGCTCGCTGACCTCCTGGCCGCTGAACTGCTTCGCGCCGACGCGGTCTTCCTCGACCTCGCGCCCCTGGCCGCCGCGCTCGCCCCCGTCGTGACGCGCGCGGGACGCCCCGTATGGGTCGACGTGCATGACTACGACGGCACCGATCCCTTCCACGCGCCCTTCCTCGCGGCGGCCGACGTGGTCCTCATGAACGGCGATCGAATCGGGGACGCGGAGGCGTTCCTCGCCACGCTCGTGCGCGAAGGCATGCATGCCGCGGTGTGCACGCTCGGACCCGACGGTGCGCTCGGGGTGGCAGGCGACGGAAAGATCGTCAGCGTCGAGGCGGTTCCCACCGACGTGGTCGACACCAACGGGGCAGGCGACGCCTTCGCAGTCGGAATGCTGCTGTGCGCGCTCCACGAGGGCGCCACGGGCCGCCGCATGAGCGCACCGGAGCTGCACCGCGCCATGCAGGCAGGTGCCGCTCAGGCCTCGCAGGCGATCTCCAGCACCGGGATCGCTCCAGGGATGTCCGCGTGGGGCGAGTGA